A single region of the Winslowiella toletana genome encodes:
- a CDS encoding MFS transporter — protein sequence MYYLKNSNFWMFGLFFFFYFFIMGAYFPFFPIWLHDINHVSKSDTGIIFACISFFSLLFQPIFGLLSDKLGLKKHLLWFITGMLVMFAPFFIYVFGPLLQTNLLLGSIVGGIYLGFIYNGGAPAIEAYIEKVSRRSQFEFGRARLFGCIGWALCASIAGIMFTINNEFVFWLGSGCAVILAILLFIAKPQTQPSAEVANSLGANHSPFKFRLALELFRQPKLWFLSLYVVGVSCTYDVFDQQFANFFTSFFSTNDQGTRVFGYVTTMGELLNASIMFFAPLIVNRIGGKNALLLAGMIMSVRIIGSSFATTATEVVILKTLHMFEIPFLIVGCFKYITSQFEVRFSATIYLVCFCFFKQLAMIFMSLFAGYMYDRVGFHGAYLVLGLVALSFTVLSVFTLSGDGPLTVLRSFGKQKQKMA from the coding sequence ATGTACTACTTAAAAAACAGCAATTTCTGGATGTTCGGGCTGTTCTTCTTTTTCTACTTTTTCATTATGGGAGCCTACTTCCCCTTCTTCCCAATTTGGCTACATGATATTAATCATGTCAGCAAAAGTGATACCGGAATTATCTTCGCCTGTATCTCTTTCTTTTCACTGCTGTTCCAGCCAATTTTTGGCCTGCTGTCCGATAAGCTTGGCCTGAAAAAACACCTGCTGTGGTTTATTACCGGCATGCTGGTAATGTTTGCGCCATTCTTTATTTACGTATTTGGGCCGCTGCTGCAAACCAACCTGCTGCTCGGTTCGATTGTCGGCGGTATCTATCTTGGCTTTATCTATAACGGCGGTGCGCCAGCGATTGAAGCCTATATCGAAAAGGTCAGCCGTCGTAGCCAGTTTGAATTTGGCCGCGCGCGCCTGTTCGGTTGTATCGGCTGGGCGCTGTGTGCCTCGATCGCCGGCATCATGTTTACCATCAATAATGAGTTTGTTTTCTGGCTGGGTTCAGGCTGTGCGGTAATCCTCGCTATTCTTCTGTTTATTGCAAAGCCGCAAACTCAGCCGTCAGCGGAAGTGGCGAATTCTCTCGGTGCCAACCACTCGCCGTTTAAATTCCGTCTGGCACTTGAGCTGTTCAGGCAGCCAAAACTGTGGTTTTTATCGCTGTATGTGGTGGGTGTATCCTGTACTTATGATGTGTTTGACCAACAGTTTGCCAACTTCTTTACCTCGTTTTTCAGCACCAACGATCAGGGGACGCGTGTCTTTGGCTATGTCACCACTATGGGTGAACTGCTGAACGCCAGTATCATGTTCTTTGCACCACTGATTGTTAATCGGATTGGCGGTAAGAACGCGCTGCTGCTGGCTGGGATGATCATGTCTGTACGCATTATCGGCTCTTCCTTTGCCACCACGGCGACTGAAGTGGTGATTCTGAAAACCCTGCATATGTTTGAGATTCCGTTCCTGATTGTCGGCTGCTTTAAATACATTACCAGCCAGTTTGAAGTTCGCTTCTCAGCGACCATTTATCTGGTCTGTTTCTGCTTCTTTAAACAACTGGCGATGATTTTCATGTCGTTATTTGCCGGATACATGTATGACCGGGTCGGCTTCCACGGTGCCTATCTGGTACTGGGGCTGGTGGCGCTGTCGTTTACCGTGCTGTCGGTATTTACCCTGTCAGGCGACGGCCCGTTGACGGTGCTGCGCTCATTCGGGAAGCAAAAACAGAAAATGGCATAA
- the tcuC gene encoding MFS transporter, with product MNQTSAHPASARSRIGAIFRVTSGNFLEQFDFFLFGFYATYIAHTFFPASSEFASLMMTFAVFGAGFLMRPIGAVVLGAYIDKVGRRKGLIVTLSIMAMGTFLIVLIPSYNAIGFWAPLIVLVGRLLQGFSAGAELGGVSVYLAEIATPGKKGFYTSWQSGSQQVAIMVAAAMGFALNALLDEAAIGDWGWRIPFLFGCLIVPFIFFLRRNLEETEEFSARRQHPELSQVFRTLMENWKIVVAGMLMVAMTTTSFYLITVYAPTFGKKVLLLSASDSLLVTLLVAVSNFIWLPIGGAISDKFGRKPVLITMALIAIATSYPALKLLAGAPDFYMMLGVLLWLSFIYGLYNGAMIPALTEIMPTSVRVAGFSLAYSLATAIFGGFTPAISTVLIETTGDKASPGLWMSFAAVCALLATLYLYKQETPQPHSAKKTFG from the coding sequence ATGAATCAAACCTCTGCTCATCCTGCATCAGCCCGTTCACGTATTGGCGCAATTTTTCGGGTAACCTCGGGAAACTTCTTAGAACAATTCGATTTTTTCCTGTTTGGTTTTTACGCAACCTATATTGCTCATACCTTTTTTCCTGCAAGCAGTGAGTTCGCCTCACTCATGATGACTTTTGCTGTTTTTGGCGCGGGCTTTTTAATGCGCCCTATCGGCGCGGTGGTATTGGGTGCTTATATTGACAAAGTAGGGCGCCGGAAAGGGCTTATCGTTACGTTATCCATTATGGCGATGGGCACATTTCTTATCGTGCTGATTCCTTCTTACAATGCGATCGGATTTTGGGCACCTTTAATCGTGCTCGTCGGTCGATTGCTGCAAGGATTCTCAGCCGGTGCTGAGTTGGGTGGAGTGTCCGTATACCTGGCTGAAATTGCAACGCCCGGAAAGAAAGGTTTTTACACCAGCTGGCAGTCCGGTAGCCAGCAGGTGGCGATTATGGTCGCCGCCGCGATGGGATTTGCTCTTAATGCATTGCTGGACGAAGCAGCTATCGGTGACTGGGGATGGCGCATCCCGTTTCTGTTTGGTTGTTTAATCGTTCCCTTTATCTTTTTCCTGCGCCGTAATCTGGAAGAAACCGAAGAGTTCAGCGCCCGACGTCAACATCCGGAACTATCCCAGGTATTCCGTACCCTGATGGAGAACTGGAAAATAGTGGTAGCTGGCATGCTGATGGTGGCGATGACGACAACTTCATTCTATTTGATTACGGTATACGCCCCGACTTTCGGTAAAAAGGTCCTGCTGCTGAGTGCTTCTGACAGTCTGCTGGTCACGCTGCTGGTTGCAGTGTCCAACTTTATCTGGTTACCGATTGGCGGAGCTATTTCTGATAAATTCGGGCGTAAACCAGTGTTGATTACCATGGCGCTGATCGCCATCGCCACCTCATATCCCGCGCTCAAACTTCTGGCTGGCGCGCCTGATTTTTATATGATGCTGGGCGTTTTACTCTGGTTGTCATTTATTTATGGCCTGTACAACGGTGCCATGATCCCTGCCCTGACGGAAATAATGCCAACCTCGGTCAGAGTAGCCGGTTTCTCGCTGGCATATAGCCTTGCTACTGCCATTTTTGGCGGCTTCACTCCGGCAATCTCAACGGTACTGATTGAAACCACAGGTGATAAAGCCTCTCCCGGATTGTGGATGAGTTTTGCTGCGGTGTGCGCACTACTGGCAACCCTGTATCTGTACAAACAGGAAACACCACAACCTCACTCTGCTAAAAAAACTTTCGGATAA
- a CDS encoding substrate-binding domain-containing protein, with product MQKRMSLSLLAMLFCLISQPLHATELTVMISGGFKAAWEKLAPEFAEKQGITLKTVPGPSMGKSAEAIPNRLAAGENADVIIMVGDALSDLSRNGMVIADTRTELADSRIGVVVSSGKPKPDISTDKTLRSALLEADSIAYSDSASGRYVQQQLFKKLGIEQQVQGKAHQVEKTPVALTVAQGHYTIGLQQVSELLPVPGVSFVGKIPDNVQYVTRFAGAVAAKTEHAEEAKLLLRYLSSKQVQQTVRATGLDSVTTP from the coding sequence ATGCAAAAACGTATGAGTTTGAGTCTGCTGGCGATGCTGTTTTGTTTAATCAGTCAGCCCCTTCACGCAACAGAGTTAACCGTAATGATCTCTGGCGGCTTCAAAGCCGCATGGGAAAAACTGGCACCGGAATTTGCTGAAAAACAGGGAATTACCCTGAAGACCGTACCTGGCCCGTCGATGGGGAAATCTGCTGAAGCTATTCCCAACCGTCTGGCGGCTGGAGAGAACGCTGATGTGATTATTATGGTCGGCGATGCGCTGAGTGATTTAAGCCGCAACGGCATGGTCATTGCGGATACGCGCACTGAACTTGCTGATTCAAGAATTGGTGTGGTCGTCAGTAGCGGTAAGCCAAAACCAGATATCAGCACTGATAAAACCCTGAGGAGCGCCTTACTGGAAGCGGACTCGATAGCTTATTCCGACAGTGCCAGTGGCAGATATGTGCAGCAACAGCTGTTTAAAAAGCTGGGTATTGAACAACAGGTTCAGGGGAAAGCGCATCAGGTTGAGAAAACCCCGGTAGCGTTAACCGTCGCGCAGGGCCACTATACTATCGGGCTTCAGCAGGTGAGTGAGCTGCTGCCGGTTCCAGGCGTATCATTTGTGGGAAAAATTCCGGACAACGTTCAGTATGTCACGCGCTTTGCCGGTGCTGTGGCCGCTAAAACGGAGCACGCTGAAGAGGCGAAGCTTTTACTCCGCTACCTATCGTCAAAGCAGGTACAGCAAACCGTGCGCGCTACCGGGCTGGATTCTGTTACAACGCCTTAA
- a CDS encoding LysR family transcriptional regulator produces MAVNFDLSDLYAFRALVEYGSFKSAADAICISQPALSRRIDKLETLLGVKLFERTTRRVSLTLVGRKFSPRAQRLLMDFEEVMSDISDVGNSRAGLITVACVPSAAYYFMPKVIAAFQSHYPRVRIKLIDSSAGNVYDAVISGQADFGLSFTGTPQPDVEFFPLVDEVYVAACRRDHPLAARKTMTWQEFYTHPYVRLDKTSGNRNLLDQALGDIVPETPGVCETRHVTTLLGMVEAGLGIAAVPAMAMPKSDHPVLASIGLINPTVRRNVGLIKRSGRELSHLARALEKQIIALHAVDSTA; encoded by the coding sequence ATGGCGGTAAATTTTGACCTGAGTGATCTTTACGCATTCCGCGCGCTGGTGGAATACGGCAGTTTTAAATCCGCGGCTGATGCGATTTGCATATCGCAACCTGCGCTTAGCAGGCGCATTGATAAACTTGAAACCTTACTCGGTGTTAAGCTGTTTGAAAGGACAACCCGCCGCGTCAGTCTGACCTTAGTGGGGCGCAAATTCTCTCCTCGCGCCCAGCGTCTGCTGATGGATTTTGAAGAGGTAATGTCGGATATCAGTGATGTTGGCAATAGCCGGGCAGGATTAATTACCGTTGCCTGTGTGCCTTCGGCGGCTTACTATTTTATGCCAAAAGTCATTGCCGCTTTCCAGTCACACTATCCACGAGTCCGTATCAAGCTGATTGATTCCAGCGCCGGGAATGTTTATGACGCAGTGATCAGCGGCCAGGCGGATTTTGGCCTCAGCTTTACCGGAACACCGCAACCGGACGTGGAATTCTTTCCTTTAGTCGACGAAGTTTATGTTGCGGCATGCCGTCGGGATCACCCTCTTGCCGCGCGAAAGACCATGACATGGCAGGAGTTTTACACTCATCCTTATGTCAGGCTGGATAAAACCTCAGGTAATCGCAATCTGCTTGATCAGGCGTTGGGCGATATCGTTCCAGAGACGCCAGGTGTTTGTGAAACCCGACATGTCACTACCCTGCTTGGAATGGTGGAAGCCGGTCTCGGAATTGCCGCCGTTCCGGCAATGGCAATGCCAAAATCAGACCATCCTGTTCTGGCAAGCATAGGATTAATTAACCCCACGGTAAGACGTAATGTGGGGTTAATTAAACGCAGTGGCCGTGAGCTATCACACCTTGCCAGAGCGCTGGAAAAACAGATTATTGCGCTACACGCCGTCGATTCTACTGCTTAA